A region of Desulfolithobacter dissulfuricans DNA encodes the following proteins:
- the qmoC gene encoding quinone-interacting membrane-bound oxidoreductase complex subunit QmoC, which translates to MNVQPDLDFIKDMKSAGGDTLKKCFQCATCSVVCPLSSDDNPFPRREMVFAQWGLKDKLIGDPNVLLCHQCGDCTAYCPRGAKPGDVLGAIRAYMYKYFGWPSGLAKLASSGKNLPILIGIPAVVVFVMWLISGGMHIPSAEQFAHAGYGHFFGHWEWRYLAKNVLFIDLIMLPAAGLALYASYKGVTNMWKKMEEYSGVGEALYRPSVPQFIKEFLWPSVQEIIQHNRFRECKANYDRVRGHLPLLLSFLALFFVTAYSAFVQDVLGIIWPQLHGPMSMWNPVKILANVAAIALIVGIGILWGNRSQMEADGQASRTFYDWFLIWMIMGVGVTGLAAEIFRLIGLASIGYVTYYLHLVSVMMLFMYMPYTKFAHLVYRTFAMAFERYRESAYVKNPLNDD; encoded by the coding sequence ATGAACGTGCAACCCGATCTCGATTTTATCAAGGACATGAAGAGTGCGGGTGGTGACACTTTGAAAAAGTGTTTCCAGTGCGCAACCTGCTCTGTTGTCTGCCCGCTCTCTTCCGATGACAATCCCTTTCCCAGGCGTGAAATGGTATTTGCCCAGTGGGGTCTGAAAGACAAGCTCATTGGCGATCCCAACGTCCTGCTCTGCCATCAGTGTGGTGACTGTACCGCCTATTGTCCGCGGGGTGCCAAGCCCGGTGACGTGCTCGGTGCCATCCGGGCCTATATGTACAAGTATTTCGGCTGGCCGTCCGGGCTGGCGAAGCTGGCAAGCTCCGGCAAGAATCTGCCCATTCTCATCGGCATTCCGGCCGTGGTCGTCTTCGTCATGTGGCTCATCTCCGGCGGCATGCACATCCCGTCTGCCGAACAGTTCGCCCATGCCGGCTACGGACATTTCTTCGGTCACTGGGAATGGCGCTACCTGGCAAAGAATGTTCTCTTCATTGACCTGATCATGCTTCCTGCCGCCGGTCTGGCCCTGTATGCTTCGTACAAGGGTGTGACCAACATGTGGAAAAAGATGGAAGAGTATTCCGGTGTCGGTGAGGCCCTGTACCGTCCGTCCGTACCGCAGTTTATCAAGGAATTCCTCTGGCCTTCGGTTCAGGAGATCATCCAGCACAACCGTTTCCGTGAGTGCAAGGCCAACTATGACCGGGTTCGCGGCCATCTGCCGCTCCTGCTCTCCTTCCTGGCCCTGTTCTTTGTCACGGCCTACTCCGCCTTTGTTCAGGACGTGCTTGGCATAATCTGGCCGCAGCTGCATGGTCCCATGTCCATGTGGAATCCGGTCAAGATCCTGGCCAATGTCGCCGCCATCGCTCTCATCGTCGGTATCGGTATCCTGTGGGGCAACCGGAGCCAGATGGAAGCCGATGGGCAGGCTTCCCGGACCTTCTATGACTGGTTCCTGATCTGGATGATCATGGGTGTGGGCGTTACCGGCCTGGCTGCTGAAATTTTCCGGCTGATCGGGCTGGCATCCATCGGTTATGTGACCTACTACCTGCACCTGGTATCTGTCATGATGCTGTTCATGTACATGCCCTATACCAAGTTCGCCCATCTGGTTTACCGGACCTTTGCCATGGCTTTTGAGCGCTATCGCGAATCGGC
- a CDS encoding hydrogenase iron-sulfur subunit, whose product MDKVYGAYLCTGCGIGDVLDVDGLKEAASETGIEMVDHGCLCGAEGRALIEKDIADKGVNTVVVCACSPRVMQKEFTFGDEIITVRANLREQVAWTAGEPEEGEEAAEGVDEFLQEMGEDYVRMAVTRAQKTELPEPYKPETLVKKVLVMGGGIAGLTAALEASKMGYEATIVEKEAELGGKARGWRKQFPTAYPYSELENPTIDQLIAAVEADPNITVKTSTEVARIGGAPGDFNVTLKPAGTKTEWDAPAKVGVDEQDLIDKGEMEDPNAGLKPYTERNPDGETFGAVILATGWRPADVSEYEHLGYGKLSNVVTNAEFEKLAKQGKVPARVAFIQSPGGADNDKDFPYCNSVTSMVALKQAKYVREDNPDGQAFILYQHMRTPGHTELFYKNMQQDDGIFLTKAAVTQVEEGNNGLVVKAQDTLLGEDLDLEVDMVVLAAGMVPTTVDEPTINLAYRQGPAFLDLELFDGYADSHFICFPYETRRTGIYTCGGVRKAETMEETIDDATGAALKAIQAIECADRGVAVHPRSGDKTYPDFFFQRCTQCKRCTEECPFGALDDDEKGTPLPNPTRCRRCGTCMGACPERIIGFADYNIDLIGSMVKAVEVPEDDDDKLRIIAFVCENDAYPALDMSGMHRNKLNRLIRFIPVRCLGSVNMAWIKDALSSGMDGAILLGCKWGDDYQCHFVKGSEIANRRMENIGETLGTLGLEPERCAVRQIAISDYDKLPELLEEFVEEIMELGPNPFKGF is encoded by the coding sequence ATGGATAAAGTATATGGAGCATATCTCTGTACAGGTTGTGGTATCGGCGATGTCCTTGACGTCGACGGACTCAAGGAGGCGGCCTCTGAGACAGGTATCGAGATGGTCGACCATGGCTGTCTGTGCGGCGCCGAAGGTCGGGCACTGATCGAGAAGGATATTGCCGACAAGGGCGTGAACACCGTTGTTGTCTGTGCCTGTTCGCCCCGGGTCATGCAGAAGGAGTTCACTTTCGGTGATGAAATCATTACCGTTCGTGCCAACCTGCGTGAGCAGGTGGCCTGGACCGCCGGTGAGCCCGAAGAAGGTGAAGAGGCTGCAGAAGGAGTAGACGAGTTTCTGCAGGAAATGGGTGAGGACTATGTCCGCATGGCCGTCACCCGGGCCCAGAAAACCGAGTTGCCTGAACCGTACAAACCTGAAACCCTGGTAAAAAAGGTTCTGGTAATGGGTGGTGGTATCGCTGGTCTGACCGCTGCCCTGGAAGCTTCCAAGATGGGCTACGAGGCCACCATCGTCGAGAAAGAGGCAGAGCTTGGTGGCAAGGCTCGTGGCTGGCGGAAGCAGTTCCCCACCGCGTACCCCTACAGTGAACTTGAGAATCCCACCATTGACCAGCTGATTGCTGCAGTGGAAGCGGATCCCAATATTACTGTCAAGACCTCCACCGAGGTCGCCCGTATAGGTGGCGCTCCCGGGGATTTCAACGTCACCCTCAAGCCCGCCGGTACCAAGACCGAGTGGGATGCCCCTGCCAAGGTCGGTGTGGATGAGCAGGACCTGATCGACAAGGGTGAGATGGAAGATCCTAACGCCGGGCTCAAACCGTATACCGAGAGGAATCCCGACGGCGAGACCTTTGGTGCGGTTATCCTGGCGACAGGATGGCGTCCGGCAGATGTCTCCGAGTATGAGCATCTCGGCTACGGAAAACTCAGCAACGTGGTCACCAATGCCGAGTTTGAAAAACTGGCCAAGCAGGGCAAGGTCCCGGCCAGGGTTGCCTTCATTCAGAGCCCTGGCGGGGCTGATAATGACAAGGATTTTCCGTACTGTAACTCTGTAACATCCATGGTTGCATTGAAGCAGGCAAAGTATGTTCGCGAGGACAATCCTGACGGACAGGCTTTTATCCTGTATCAGCACATGCGGACTCCGGGCCATACCGAGCTGTTCTACAAGAACATGCAGCAGGATGACGGAATTTTCCTGACCAAGGCAGCTGTCACCCAGGTGGAAGAAGGCAACAACGGGCTGGTGGTCAAGGCTCAGGATACCCTGCTGGGCGAGGATCTGGATCTCGAGGTGGACATGGTCGTTCTGGCTGCCGGTATGGTTCCCACAACCGTGGACGAGCCCACCATCAACCTGGCCTATCGTCAGGGTCCGGCCTTCCTGGATCTGGAGCTCTTTGACGGCTATGCCGATTCACACTTCATCTGCTTCCCTTACGAGACCCGCCGGACCGGTATCTACACCTGCGGTGGCGTGCGTAAGGCTGAAACCATGGAAGAGACCATCGACGACGCCACCGGCGCCGCGCTCAAGGCCATCCAGGCTATCGAGTGCGCGGACCGTGGTGTTGCCGTTCATCCCCGGTCCGGTGACAAGACCTATCCGGACTTTTTCTTCCAGCGCTGTACCCAGTGTAAGCGGTGCACTGAGGAGTGTCCGTTCGGTGCCCTGGACGATGATGAGAAGGGTACCCCGCTGCCCAACCCGACCCGCTGCCGTCGCTGCGGTACCTGTATGGGCGCGTGTCCCGAGCGTATCATCGGCTTTGCCGACTACAACATCGATCTCATCGGATCCATGGTCAAGGCGGTCGAGGTTCCGGAAGACGATGACGACAAACTGCGTATCATCGCCTTTGTCTGCGAGAACGATGCGTACCCGGCCCTCGATATGTCGGGCATGCATCGCAACAAGCTCAACCGGCTTATCCGCTTCATCCCGGTTCGCTGCCTCGGTTCGGTCAACATGGCCTGGATCAAGGACGCCCTGTCCTCCGGTATGGACGGTGCCATTCTCCTTGGCTGCAAGTGGGGCGATGATTACCAGTGCCACTTCGTCAAGGGCTCTGAGATTGCCAACCGCCGGATGGAAAACATCGGTGAAACCCTTGGAACCCTTGGTCTCGAGCCAGAGCGTTGTGCGGTACGGCAGATTGCCATTTCCGATTACGACAAGCTCCCCGAACTCCTGGAGGAGTTTGTTGAGGAGATCATGGAGCTTGGTCCGAACCCGTTCAAGGGCTTCTAA
- a CDS encoding CoB--CoM heterodisulfide reductase iron-sulfur subunit A family protein codes for MSDTAGTGAVLVVGGGISGLTAALEAAEVGNDVILIDKNPYFGGRVAQLNQYFPKLCPPTCGLEINFKRVKDNRRIKPYTMTTVKSVSGGPGNYEVTLETAPRYVNSNCTACGDCAEVCTDEIDNAFNFGMDKTKAIFLPHEMAFPRRYVLAKDACSPECLEAIKGACKYNAIDLDMQPETFTVTVGSIVWATGWNPYDATKMDNLKFGQSSAIITNMMMERMAAPNGPTGGKIVRPGDDKEPESIAFVQCAGSRDENHLEYCSYICCMATFKQMTYIRERYPEAKIYVFYIDLRTPGKYEKFREKLMADENAQFIKGKVADIIPEDDGGVTVVAENAVSGAKIQQKVDLCVLATGMQPALGEQGKALGVNMDGNGFVVSEPDKGMIAAGCAKSAADVYTCGQSSTAAALKAIQIGR; via the coding sequence ATGAGTGACACTGCAGGAACTGGTGCGGTACTGGTTGTGGGCGGCGGAATAAGTGGCCTGACGGCCGCTCTGGAAGCTGCGGAGGTCGGTAATGATGTTATTCTTATCGATAAGAATCCGTACTTCGGAGGGCGTGTAGCCCAGCTCAATCAGTATTTCCCCAAACTTTGTCCCCCTACGTGTGGTCTGGAGATCAACTTCAAGCGGGTCAAGGACAACCGGAGAATCAAACCCTACACCATGACCACAGTCAAATCGGTCAGCGGTGGCCCGGGCAACTACGAAGTAACGCTGGAGACCGCTCCGCGTTACGTCAACTCGAACTGCACAGCCTGTGGCGACTGCGCCGAGGTGTGTACGGACGAGATCGACAATGCCTTCAACTTCGGCATGGACAAGACCAAGGCGATCTTCCTGCCTCATGAGATGGCGTTTCCGCGCCGTTATGTCCTGGCCAAGGATGCCTGCTCGCCCGAGTGTCTTGAGGCGATCAAGGGTGCCTGTAAGTACAATGCCATTGATCTGGACATGCAGCCGGAGACCTTTACCGTCACCGTGGGCTCCATTGTCTGGGCAACTGGCTGGAATCCCTACGATGCCACCAAGATGGACAACCTCAAGTTCGGTCAGTCCAGTGCCATTATCACCAACATGATGATGGAGCGGATGGCGGCTCCCAACGGGCCCACCGGCGGCAAGATCGTTCGTCCCGGTGACGACAAGGAACCCGAGTCCATCGCCTTTGTTCAGTGTGCCGGCTCCCGTGATGAGAACCATCTCGAGTATTGCTCCTATATCTGCTGCATGGCTACCTTCAAGCAGATGACGTATATCCGCGAGCGGTATCCCGAAGCCAAGATCTATGTGTTCTACATTGATCTCCGTACTCCCGGAAAGTATGAGAAGTTTCGCGAGAAGCTCATGGCCGATGAAAATGCCCAGTTTATCAAGGGCAAGGTTGCCGATATCATTCCCGAGGATGACGGTGGCGTAACCGTTGTGGCTGAAAATGCCGTGAGCGGTGCCAAGATCCAGCAGAAAGTTGACCTCTGTGTGCTGGCGACCGGCATGCAGCCGGCGCTTGGCGAACAGGGCAAGGCACTGGGCGTCAACATGGACGGTAACGGATTTGTTGTTTCCGAGCCTGACAAGGGAATGATTGCTGCCGGCTGTGCCAAGTCAGCTGCTGATGTGTACACCTGTGGTCAGTCATCTACTGCAGCAGCTCTCAAAGCAATTCAGATCGGACGGTAG